Proteins found in one Cyanobium sp. ATX 6F1 genomic segment:
- a CDS encoding PilZ domain-containing protein — translation MFNFLFGEAKKPPKTREIDPDDPRRNYKRTILHVNPPKGELRSGEEGRCHVTLWDVSRGGLCVVVGVKNTSHLNESDQFTLVLKESHGREEVLFEVTKMWEKEEYGNTYYGLTYSNMGLSEKARTFLEKYLSKP, via the coding sequence ATGTTCAACTTCCTGTTCGGCGAAGCCAAGAAACCCCCCAAGACCAGGGAGATTGATCCTGACGATCCGAGGCGAAATTACAAACGCACGATCCTGCATGTGAATCCACCCAAGGGAGAGCTCCGCTCCGGTGAGGAGGGTCGCTGCCATGTCACCCTCTGGGATGTGAGCCGCGGGGGGCTCTGTGTGGTGGTGGGGGTCAAGAACACCAGCCATCTCAACGAGAGCGATCAGTTCACCCTGGTGCTCAAGGAGTCCCACGGGAGAGAGGAGGTGCTCTTTGAGGTGACCAAAATGTGGGAAAAGGAGGAGTACGGCAACACCTATTACGGGCTCACGTACTCGAACATGGGGCTCTCGGAAAAGGCCCGCACATTTCTGGAGAAGTACCTCAGCAAACCCTGA
- a CDS encoding phosphodiester glycosidase family protein: MAGSAALALGGGFANPPANRHQSSGVIYQVDERAGERVHLLTIANDSALMVVPAVGPSLQPLAQIARARGAIAGINGGYFDPANQQTNSWVLINGRVAANPGKNRRLIENPALRPYLNAILARSEFRVYRCRGKVQYGIAAHQAPIPPACRLEQALGGGPQLLPNLTTEREAFTAREQGVVVRDAIDALGANARTAVGIKADGQLLWVMVEQKPGRDRSGMTLAELGRYLQGRGVIAALNLDGGSSSSIYVQGVSHGGQRDRSGQPIQRAIQSVLLLVPGPSGKGPSS; this comes from the coding sequence GTGGCTGGCTCCGCCGCGCTGGCCCTGGGCGGCGGATTCGCCAACCCTCCGGCGAACCGGCACCAATCCAGCGGTGTGATTTATCAGGTCGATGAACGGGCCGGCGAGCGCGTCCATCTGCTGACGATCGCGAACGATTCGGCCCTCATGGTCGTTCCGGCGGTGGGCCCATCGCTGCAACCCCTGGCGCAGATCGCCCGGGCCAGGGGAGCGATCGCAGGGATCAACGGCGGCTACTTCGATCCCGCCAACCAACAGACGAACTCCTGGGTGCTGATCAACGGACGGGTGGCAGCCAACCCAGGCAAGAACAGGCGCCTGATCGAGAACCCGGCACTGAGGCCCTACCTCAACGCGATCCTGGCCCGCAGTGAATTCCGGGTGTACCGCTGCAGGGGCAAGGTCCAGTACGGGATTGCAGCCCACCAGGCACCGATCCCGCCCGCCTGCAGGCTGGAGCAGGCACTCGGTGGAGGGCCGCAGCTGCTTCCCAACCTGACCACCGAACGGGAAGCGTTCACGGCCAGGGAACAGGGCGTCGTGGTCCGTGATGCCATCGATGCCCTGGGCGCCAACGCCCGTACGGCGGTGGGCATCAAGGCCGATGGCCAGCTCCTGTGGGTGATGGTTGAGCAGAAGCCCGGCCGGGACCGCTCAGGAATGACCCTGGCGGAACTGGGCCGCTACCTGCAGGGACGGGGAGTCATCGCGGCCCTGAATCTCGACGGTGGATCTTCATCGTCGATCTATGTCCAGGGCGTCAGCCATGGGGGCCAACGTGATCGAAGCGGCCAGCCGATCCAACGGGCCATCCAATCGGTGCTGCTGCTGGTGCCGGGCCCTTCAGGCAAGGGGCCATCCAGCTGA
- a CDS encoding methyltransferase domain-containing protein, giving the protein MVAIPGGTSPRRWMARCVLSCAAPRRHPFAMASPPQTPSSPLKAAFWDQRYREGRDGWELGQPAAALAQFLSGHPLAPQPPGRLLVPGCGRGHEAGLLADRGFEVVGLDFSAEALREAQRLHGSAAGALRWLQADLFDAPALAAAGLGGGSLAGVLEHTCFCAIDPGLRPAYGRTVAELLAPGGWLLGLFWCHGRPGGPPFGADPGAVHALLSGAGLVEELWEAVGMQAKGREGEWLGFWRKPLAT; this is encoded by the coding sequence GTGGTCGCGATCCCGGGAGGAACGTCTCCGCGCCGCTGGATGGCACGCTGTGTGCTCTCCTGCGCCGCTCCCCGGCGGCATCCGTTCGCCATGGCCTCGCCTCCCCAGACCCCTTCATCGCCCCTGAAGGCCGCCTTCTGGGACCAGCGCTACCGCGAGGGCCGCGACGGCTGGGAACTGGGCCAACCGGCGGCCGCCCTGGCGCAGTTCCTCAGCGGCCATCCCCTGGCGCCGCAGCCCCCGGGGCGGCTGCTGGTGCCCGGTTGCGGCCGCGGCCATGAGGCCGGGCTGCTGGCCGATCGCGGTTTCGAGGTGGTGGGTCTGGATTTCAGTGCCGAAGCACTCCGCGAGGCCCAGCGGCTCCACGGCAGCGCCGCTGGCGCGCTGCGCTGGCTCCAGGCGGATCTGTTCGACGCCCCTGCCCTGGCCGCGGCGGGTCTGGGTGGCGGGAGCCTGGCGGGGGTGCTGGAGCACACCTGTTTCTGTGCGATTGATCCGGGCCTGAGGCCGGCCTACGGGCGCACCGTGGCTGAGCTGCTGGCGCCGGGGGGCTGGCTGCTGGGGCTGTTCTGGTGTCATGGCCGCCCCGGCGGTCCGCCCTTTGGCGCCGATCCAGGGGCCGTTCACGCCCTGCTCAGCGGCGCCGGATTGGTGGAGGAGTTGTGGGAGGCGGTGGGGATGCAGGCCAAGGGCCGCGAGGGCGAATGGCTGGGGTTCTGGCGCAAGCCCTTAGCGACCTAG
- a CDS encoding HD domain-containing protein: MAISTRYSEALHWAAELHGDQMRKGKAVPYISHLIAVSGLVWEDGGDEEQAIAGLLHDAIEDAGQSQASIAARFGDRVAAIVADCSDSAGSPAAEHKEPWLTRKTRYVASLEHKPLDSLRVSAADKAHNARDQVLDARREADSWKRFSAGIEGSAWYLLRIHQVLSHRLPDSRSNELLGEAVLEILHTPTFIRLVPRGMAPSVWAAGYAERQLAGAGDLGR, encoded by the coding sequence ATGGCCATCAGCACTCGCTACAGCGAAGCTCTCCACTGGGCGGCGGAGTTGCATGGCGATCAGATGCGCAAAGGCAAGGCCGTTCCTTACATCTCCCACCTGATCGCCGTCAGTGGCCTGGTCTGGGAGGACGGCGGCGACGAGGAGCAGGCCATCGCCGGCCTGCTCCATGACGCGATCGAGGATGCGGGCCAGAGCCAGGCTTCAATCGCGGCGCGCTTCGGCGATCGAGTCGCCGCCATCGTCGCCGACTGCAGCGACAGCGCCGGGAGCCCCGCGGCTGAACACAAGGAGCCCTGGCTGACCCGCAAGACCCGCTATGTGGCCTCGCTGGAGCACAAACCGCTCGACTCCCTGCGGGTGAGTGCCGCCGACAAGGCCCACAACGCCCGTGATCAGGTGCTCGATGCCCGCCGGGAGGCCGACAGCTGGAAGCGCTTCAGCGCCGGCATCGAAGGCAGCGCCTGGTACCTGCTGCGGATCCACCAGGTGTTGAGCCACAGGCTCCCCGACAGCCGCTCCAATGAGTTGCTGGGGGAAGCGGTGCTGGAGATCCTGCACACGCCCACCTTCATCCGCCTGGTGCCGCGGGGCATGGCCCCCTCCGTCTGGGCGGCCGGTTACGCCGAGCGCCAGCTGGCGGGGGCCGGCGACCTAGGTCGCTAA
- a CDS encoding galactose oxidase translates to MVPLPLSTLEPSRLEPIEDWPWLGGPVLVAARSRKVCMTCHWFRHHAAPGGIPMLTCQLHQGLLAHGDHLTHRCSGWTDDLHRQRGWGISPCQC, encoded by the coding sequence ATGGTCCCGCTGCCCCTCTCCACCCTTGAGCCCTCCCGCCTCGAGCCGATCGAAGACTGGCCCTGGCTCGGGGGCCCCGTGCTCGTGGCCGCCCGCAGCCGCAAGGTCTGCATGACCTGCCACTGGTTTCGCCACCATGCCGCCCCCGGCGGGATCCCCATGCTCACCTGCCAGCTGCACCAGGGCCTGCTGGCCCACGGCGATCACCTCACCCACCGCTGCTCGGGCTGGACCGATGACCTTCACCGCCAGCGCGGCTGGGGGATATCGCCATGCCAGTGTTGA
- the cax gene encoding calcium/proton exchanger: MSLRRTASIGLLAMVPVSIAAEALHWGDGVVFATSAIAIIPLAIWLSTATEELSITLGPSIGALLNAVFGNATELIIALVALKAGLVEIVKASITGTVMANLLLALGLSMLVGGIGRKEQTFQPVVARVNGSAMTLAVVAILIPSLSVLSGGHTAESTQGFSTFVAWVLLAVYGLTLLFSLGTHRSLYEVAAADLEAQEEGASAHKPPLLPWLGVLLAATAVLAYESELFVGVVETVTEGLGLTALFTGVVLLPLLGGTAEYLTAVTMARKNKMDLSVSVSLGSTLLVALLVVPVLVLIGPLLGHPLDLSFDVFELVTVITAVLVSNLVTVDGRSDWLEGALLLAAYLILAAGFFFQAG, translated from the coding sequence ATGTCCTTGCGCCGGACCGCTTCCATCGGCCTGCTGGCGATGGTGCCGGTGTCGATCGCCGCCGAGGCCCTGCACTGGGGCGATGGCGTCGTGTTCGCGACTTCAGCGATCGCGATCATCCCGTTGGCGATCTGGCTCAGCACCGCCACTGAGGAACTCTCGATCACCCTGGGCCCCTCGATCGGCGCCCTGCTCAATGCGGTGTTCGGCAACGCCACCGAGCTGATCATCGCCCTGGTGGCCCTCAAGGCCGGTCTGGTGGAGATCGTCAAGGCGAGCATCACCGGCACGGTGATGGCCAACCTGCTGCTGGCCCTGGGGCTCTCGATGCTGGTGGGGGGCATCGGCCGCAAGGAGCAGACCTTCCAGCCGGTGGTGGCGCGGGTCAACGGCTCGGCCATGACCCTGGCGGTGGTGGCGATCCTGATCCCCAGCCTCTCGGTGCTCTCGGGCGGCCATACGGCGGAGAGCACCCAGGGCTTCTCCACCTTCGTGGCCTGGGTGCTGCTGGCGGTCTACGGCCTCACCCTGCTGTTCTCCCTGGGCACCCACCGCAGCCTCTACGAGGTGGCCGCCGCCGATCTGGAGGCCCAGGAGGAGGGCGCGAGCGCCCACAAGCCGCCGCTGTTGCCCTGGCTGGGTGTGCTGCTGGCGGCCACCGCTGTGCTGGCCTACGAATCGGAACTTTTCGTTGGTGTGGTCGAGACCGTCACCGAGGGCCTGGGGCTCACGGCCCTGTTCACCGGTGTGGTGCTGCTGCCCCTGCTGGGGGGCACGGCCGAGTACCTCACCGCCGTGACCATGGCGCGCAAGAACAAGATGGATCTCTCGGTGTCCGTGTCGTTGGGCTCCACCCTGCTGGTGGCCCTGCTGGTGGTGCCGGTGCTGGTGCTGATCGGGCCGTTGCTGGGCCATCCCCTCGATCTGAGCTTTGATGTCTTCGAACTCGTGACGGTGATCACAGCGGTGCTGGTCAGCAATCTGGTGACGGTCGATGGCCGCTCCGACTGGCTGGAGGGGGCGCTGTTGCTGGCGGCCTACCTGATCCTGGCGGCCGGTTTCTTCTTCCAGGCGGGCTGA
- a CDS encoding pentapeptide repeat-containing protein has protein sequence MAATPDDRPVLPFRSRAALARLQELPALQLLLAASATLAALALGWSWLALLGGLLTLVLSLLQLLPPLWVVLRSRLEEPATVQTLALLGLVLGAVAITVALGWWEPLAAIYRSGDWTAIGAVGEGVIGAFGQILVAFVALVIAWRQFVVDQRLTTQQNRITQAQTIDSFMQGLSELISDEDGLLEDWPLERMLAEGRMAAVFGSIDAEGKAKILRFLAHARLLTPLRRDQRLGRAILDGEGNYEVDRLDGVPVIRLHQMLRGVDLSGVDLRGVDFNGADLGGSNLRGSDLADANLAGVNLSGADLDGARLERTRFFYGTAEAASPADPRTPPDFESGVGTGAIVENANLSDLRQLDSEDRFYLGAWGGSRSRQSLPGSIKGIPSKLER, from the coding sequence ATGGCCGCCACCCCCGACGATCGACCGGTGCTGCCGTTCCGCAGCCGGGCGGCTCTGGCCCGGCTCCAGGAGCTGCCGGCCCTGCAGCTGCTGCTGGCGGCCTCCGCCACCCTGGCGGCCCTGGCCCTGGGCTGGAGCTGGCTGGCGCTGTTGGGGGGCCTGCTGACCCTGGTGCTCTCGCTGCTGCAGCTGCTGCCACCCCTGTGGGTGGTGCTGCGCTCGCGGCTCGAGGAGCCCGCCACAGTGCAGACCCTGGCCCTGCTCGGACTGGTGCTGGGGGCGGTGGCGATCACCGTGGCCCTGGGCTGGTGGGAACCGCTGGCTGCGATCTACCGCAGCGGCGACTGGACCGCGATCGGGGCCGTCGGGGAGGGGGTGATCGGGGCCTTCGGCCAGATCCTGGTGGCCTTCGTGGCCCTGGTGATCGCCTGGCGCCAGTTCGTGGTTGACCAGCGGCTCACCACCCAGCAGAACCGCATCACCCAGGCCCAGACCATCGACAGCTTCATGCAGGGCCTCTCCGAGCTGATCAGCGACGAGGACGGGCTGCTGGAGGACTGGCCCCTGGAGCGCATGCTGGCCGAGGGCCGCATGGCGGCGGTGTTCGGCAGCATCGACGCCGAGGGCAAGGCCAAGATCCTGCGCTTCCTCGCCCACGCCCGCCTGCTCACGCCCCTGCGCCGGGACCAGCGCCTGGGCCGGGCGATTCTTGATGGCGAGGGCAACTACGAGGTGGACCGCCTCGACGGGGTGCCCGTGATCCGCCTGCACCAGATGCTACGGGGGGTGGATCTCTCGGGCGTCGACCTGCGCGGGGTGGATTTCAACGGCGCCGACCTGGGGGGATCCAACCTGCGCGGTTCGGATCTGGCCGATGCCAACCTGGCCGGGGTCAACCTCAGCGGCGCCGATCTCGATGGCGCCCGGCTGGAGCGCACGCGTTTCTTCTACGGCACGGCCGAGGCGGCCTCACCAGCGGATCCGCGCACCCCACCGGATTTTGAGTCGGGAGTTGGCACCGGCGCGATCGTTGAGAACGCCAACCTCTCCGACCTGCGCCAGCTGGACAGCGAAGACCGCTTTTACCTGGGCGCTTGGGGCGGCAGCCGCTCCCGCCAGAGCCTGCCCGGCAGCATCAAGGGCATTCCCAGCAAGCTGGAGCGTTAG
- a CDS encoding oxidoreductase, whose amino-acid sequence MSWTTNDLGDLSGRLALITGANSGLGFESARALSEHGATVVLACRSRRRAEESRDALLPKAKGGLEVLELDLADLASVAAAAQRLAENWGRLDLLLNNAGVMALPRSLTRDGFERQFGINHLGHFALTLQLLPLMEGRPGARVVTVTSGAHLFGRIAFDDLQGERRYDRWSAYSQSKLANVMFALELQRRLEAAGSTVASLAAHPGMARTNLQPASISANGSWIEPIAYGLMGPLFQSAAMGALPQLHAAVAASAKGGELYGPDQWGGVRGYPARGRIAPAALDDGARRRLWAVSEELTGVAS is encoded by the coding sequence ATGAGCTGGACCACCAACGATCTCGGCGACCTCAGCGGCCGCCTGGCCCTGATCACCGGCGCCAACAGCGGCCTGGGGTTCGAGTCAGCCCGGGCCCTCTCGGAGCACGGCGCCACGGTGGTGCTGGCCTGCCGCTCCCGCCGCCGCGCCGAGGAGAGCCGCGACGCCCTGCTGCCCAAGGCCAAAGGCGGCCTGGAGGTGCTGGAACTGGATCTGGCCGATCTGGCCAGCGTGGCGGCGGCGGCCCAGCGGCTGGCGGAGAACTGGGGCCGCCTCGATCTGCTGCTCAACAACGCCGGTGTGATGGCCCTGCCCCGCAGCCTCACCCGTGACGGCTTCGAGCGCCAGTTCGGCATCAACCACCTGGGCCACTTCGCCCTCACCCTGCAGCTGCTGCCCCTGATGGAGGGGCGCCCCGGGGCCAGGGTGGTGACGGTCACCTCCGGCGCCCACCTGTTCGGCCGCATCGCCTTCGACGACCTGCAGGGGGAGCGCCGCTACGACCGCTGGAGCGCCTACAGCCAGAGCAAGCTGGCCAACGTGATGTTCGCCCTCGAACTGCAGCGGCGCCTGGAGGCCGCAGGCAGCACGGTGGCCTCCCTGGCGGCCCACCCGGGGATGGCGCGCACCAACCTGCAGCCCGCCTCGATCAGCGCCAACGGCTCCTGGATCGAGCCGATCGCCTACGGGCTGATGGGTCCCCTGTTCCAGAGCGCCGCCATGGGGGCCCTGCCCCAGCTCCATGCCGCCGTCGCCGCCAGCGCCAAAGGCGGCGAGCTCTACGGCCCGGATCAATGGGGGGGTGTGCGCGGTTATCCCGCCAGGGGCCGCATCGCCCCGGCAGCCCTTGATGACGGCGCCCGGCGCCGGCTCTGGGCGGTGAGCGAGGAACTCACCGGCGTGGCCTCCTAA
- a CDS encoding methyltransferase domain-containing protein yields the protein MAAGGTPAERPSDTYVLGTDPAERERLRLQHELWLPAAREAWGRAGLAPGQRVLDLGAGPGFCALELARAVGPTGKVLALELSAAYVQAGQRAAAAAGLEQLELRRHDLNREALAETGFDLAWCRWLAMFLPAVEPLVETLAGALRPGAQVVLHEYIHWDSFGLHPHGPALGRFGAACQASFRASGADPDVNRRLPALLAARGFRIEELRPLLLLGQPWDPVAAWIERFVAIYGPELVRQGHWSAAEAEAAAAEITAAHQTPGAFWVAPTVMELRATRLDP from the coding sequence ATGGCGGCGGGAGGCACGCCGGCTGAGCGGCCGAGCGACACCTACGTGCTGGGCACCGACCCGGCCGAGCGTGAGCGCCTGCGGCTCCAGCACGAGCTATGGCTGCCTGCCGCCCGGGAGGCCTGGGGCCGCGCGGGCCTCGCTCCCGGCCAGCGGGTGCTGGATCTCGGCGCTGGGCCGGGCTTCTGTGCCCTCGAACTGGCCCGGGCCGTGGGGCCGACGGGGAAGGTGCTGGCCCTTGAGCTCAGCGCCGCCTACGTGCAGGCGGGCCAGCGGGCGGCCGCCGCCGCTGGCCTGGAGCAGCTGGAGCTGCGCCGCCACGACCTGAACCGCGAGGCCCTCGCCGAGACGGGCTTCGATCTGGCCTGGTGCCGCTGGCTGGCGATGTTCCTGCCCGCCGTGGAGCCCTTGGTGGAAACCCTGGCGGGGGCTCTGCGGCCCGGGGCCCAGGTGGTGCTGCACGAGTACATCCACTGGGACAGCTTCGGCCTGCATCCCCACGGGCCGGCCCTGGGCCGCTTCGGGGCCGCCTGCCAGGCCAGCTTTCGCGCCAGCGGCGCTGACCCGGACGTGAACCGGCGCCTGCCGGCGCTGCTGGCGGCGCGGGGCTTTCGGATCGAGGAGCTGCGGCCCCTGCTGCTGCTGGGACAGCCGTGGGATCCGGTGGCGGCCTGGATTGAGCGCTTCGTGGCCATCTACGGACCCGAACTGGTGCGCCAGGGCCACTGGAGCGCGGCCGAGGCCGAGGCCGCCGCCGCCGAAATCACCGCGGCCCACCAGACCCCCGGCGCCTTCTGGGTGGCGCCCACGGTGATGGAGCTGCGGGCGACAAGATTGGACCCATGA
- a CDS encoding protein phosphatase, producing the protein MSRTDPASLQATLFDFAIGELVRQHRESFAPLWTLESWAKLMIWLALNCGCSGEREALEQFAAALGPVLCGRLRRQFFERELGDLELKLLADPAEAQVLALPLVGADAPDLERVAVALERVGLGERVAGREQWQVLEGLVALPWGERCA; encoded by the coding sequence ATGAGCCGCACCGATCCGGCCTCCCTGCAGGCCACCCTGTTCGATTTCGCCATCGGCGAACTGGTGCGGCAGCACCGCGAGAGCTTTGCGCCCCTGTGGACGCTGGAGAGCTGGGCCAAGTTGATGATCTGGCTGGCGCTCAACTGCGGCTGCTCCGGCGAACGGGAGGCCCTGGAGCAGTTCGCGGCCGCCCTTGGCCCCGTGCTCTGTGGCCGCCTGCGCCGGCAGTTCTTCGAGCGTGAGCTGGGGGATCTGGAGCTGAAGCTGCTGGCCGATCCGGCCGAGGCCCAGGTACTGGCGTTGCCCCTGGTGGGCGCAGATGCCCCTGACCTGGAGCGCGTGGCGGTGGCCCTGGAGCGGGTGGGCCTGGGCGAGCGGGTGGCCGGGCGCGAGCAGTGGCAGGTTCTGGAGGGGCTGGTGGCGCTGCCCTGGGGGGAGCGATGCGCCTGA
- a CDS encoding 2OG-Fe(II) oxygenase: MRLIASYRNAGFEALADGAVAFFDRRSDLQRRGVAFGGESGGDSPGQSGDPGPAKVSTDISLVAIDRSDPEAFALAGVILRGVGAALERYLQERPLLRQCCPEQAMFVNPIFNLQRYAPGEGFHRWHCDWNTSEEGTEPIRRVLAWILYCNDVSEGGTEFHWQGHHEEAVRGKLVIFPAGLSHIHRGRVSHAETKTIATGWINAGTLEAYIARLAAT; encoded by the coding sequence ATGCGCCTGATCGCCTCCTACCGCAACGCCGGCTTCGAGGCCCTCGCCGATGGGGCGGTGGCCTTCTTCGATCGCCGCAGCGATCTGCAGCGCCGCGGTGTGGCCTTCGGGGGCGAATCGGGTGGCGACTCCCCTGGCCAGTCCGGCGACCCCGGCCCCGCCAAGGTCTCCACCGACATCAGCCTGGTGGCGATCGACCGCTCCGACCCCGAGGCCTTTGCCCTCGCAGGCGTGATCCTGCGCGGCGTGGGCGCTGCCCTGGAGCGTTACCTGCAGGAGCGGCCGCTGCTGCGGCAGTGCTGCCCGGAACAGGCGATGTTCGTCAACCCGATCTTCAACCTGCAGCGCTACGCCCCCGGAGAGGGCTTCCACCGCTGGCACTGCGACTGGAACACCAGTGAGGAGGGCACCGAGCCGATCCGGCGGGTGCTGGCCTGGATCCTGTACTGCAACGACGTGAGCGAAGGCGGCACCGAGTTCCATTGGCAGGGGCACCACGAAGAGGCCGTGCGCGGCAAGCTCGTGATCTTTCCGGCCGGGCTGTCCCACATCCACCGGGGGCGGGTGAGCCATGCCGAGACCAAGACCATTGCCACCGGCTGGATCAACGCCGGCACGCTGGAGGCCTACATCGCCCGCCTCGCCGCCACTTGA